In Dolichospermum flos-aquae CCAP 1403/13F, the following proteins share a genomic window:
- a CDS encoding GTPase family protein — MIRLKPWQWIILVSPIAVIISFLLISAGTQIHAWGLSWIWAVFTFVFVGWRWLLVRWTKPAINQIEAVFAEVREELETTTENNLVIETDRTKAVETALQNILTAAANDLPIWEDWQTFWQRCQNLIVAISHIYNPEVKYPLLNIYIPQVYGLIRGTVDDMDQWMQKLSPVLNQVTVGQAYQTYEVYRKLEPSARKLWKVWNWAQWVLNPVTAVAKKASEGVGNRASQELLINLSQLLREAALRNLCKQAIALYAGTKIELPIPTLPQVKTQTLRDILTQAEPPEIVAQKPVNILIIGRTGAGKSSLINTLFQNELAAVDVLPSTDTIQNYHWETENGETLNLWDTPGYEQVKREDLRDLVIDYASNADLLLLVTPALDPALQMDVDFLQDVKSEVADLPIITIVTQVDRLRPIREWQPPYDWEKGEKPKEISIREATKYRQQLLGNLANLVLPVVTNDPKTNRNSWNIEALSSGLLAAIDPAKQLRLTRFLRNLETRTTAAANIIEHYTFQMTTTQGIAALLKSPVLQFISTLSTGSPTLAYLLAEQIPIEQLPIVIGKLQMAYELFPLLNTDNSKSRNFDLLSLWPLLLENPSTPDRNAWAFGHALIEYWKQDLTIEQLRTRFNYYLQQ, encoded by the coding sequence ATGATCCGTTTAAAACCCTGGCAATGGATAATCTTAGTTTCACCAATTGCGGTAATTATCTCCTTCCTTCTCATTTCCGCAGGAACGCAAATTCACGCTTGGGGATTAAGTTGGATTTGGGCTGTATTTACATTTGTATTTGTCGGTTGGCGGTGGTTGCTGGTACGCTGGACTAAACCGGCAATAAATCAAATTGAAGCTGTTTTTGCAGAAGTTCGAGAAGAATTAGAAACTACCACAGAGAATAATTTAGTCATCGAAACAGATAGGACTAAAGCAGTAGAAACAGCATTACAAAATATTCTCACCGCAGCCGCAAATGATTTACCTATTTGGGAAGATTGGCAAACTTTTTGGCAGAGATGTCAAAATTTAATAGTAGCAATTTCTCATATTTATAACCCTGAAGTTAAATATCCGCTTTTAAATATTTACATTCCCCAAGTTTACGGTTTAATTCGGGGTACAGTAGATGATATGGATCAATGGATGCAAAAATTATCTCCGGTTCTGAATCAAGTTACCGTTGGCCAAGCTTATCAAACCTATGAAGTTTATCGCAAATTAGAACCATCTGCCCGTAAATTGTGGAAAGTTTGGAATTGGGCACAATGGGTATTAAATCCGGTCACTGCGGTAGCTAAAAAAGCGAGTGAAGGTGTGGGAAATCGGGCTTCTCAGGAATTATTAATAAACTTGAGTCAACTATTACGAGAAGCCGCTTTACGGAACTTATGTAAACAAGCGATCGCTCTCTATGCAGGAACTAAAATTGAATTACCTATTCCCACCCTACCCCAAGTTAAAACCCAAACCCTGCGGGACATTCTCACCCAAGCTGAACCCCCGGAAATCGTTGCCCAAAAACCCGTAAATATTCTCATTATTGGGCGCACAGGTGCAGGTAAAAGTAGTTTAATTAATACTCTTTTTCAAAATGAATTAGCTGCGGTTGATGTTTTACCCAGTACAGATACAATTCAAAATTACCATTGGGAAACGGAAAATGGGGAAACTCTCAACCTTTGGGATACTCCCGGTTATGAACAGGTAAAACGGGAAGATTTGCGAGATTTAGTGATTGATTATGCTAGTAATGCTGATTTACTATTATTAGTTACTCCTGCACTAGATCCAGCTTTACAAATGGATGTAGATTTTCTCCAAGATGTAAAATCAGAAGTGGCAGATTTACCGATTATTACCATTGTAACTCAAGTAGATCGTTTACGTCCTATCCGTGAATGGCAACCTCCTTATGATTGGGAAAAAGGAGAAAAACCAAAAGAGATTTCTATTCGAGAAGCGACAAAATATCGCCAACAACTATTAGGAAATTTGGCTAATTTAGTTTTACCTGTCGTTACGAATGATCCAAAAACTAATCGAAATTCTTGGAATATAGAAGCTTTATCTTCAGGATTATTAGCAGCAATAGATCCGGCTAAACAATTACGGTTAACTCGCTTTTTACGGAATTTAGAAACTCGCACCACAGCAGCAGCTAATATTATTGAGCATTACACATTTCAGATGACAACCACCCAAGGAATTGCTGCATTACTAAAAAGTCCCGTTTTGCAATTTATTTCCACATTATCAACAGGTTCTCCTACTCTTGCTTATTTACTCGCAGAACAAATTCCCATTGAACAATTACCGATAGTAATTGGCAAATTACAAATGGCTTATGAACTTTTTCCCCTATTAAATACAGACAATTCCAAATCCCGCAACTTTGATTTATTATCTCTATGGCCATTGTTGTTAGAAAACCCATCTACACCAGATCGTAATGCTTGGGCTTTTGGTCATGCTTTAATAGAATATTGGAAGCAAGATTTAACAATTGAACAATTGCGAACCAGATTTAATTATTATCTTCAACAGTGA
- a CDS encoding type IV pilus twitching motility protein PilT — translation MEMMIEDLMEELITRGGSDLHLSAGLPPYFRISGRLTPIGENILTADECQRLIFSMLNNTQRKTLEQTWELDCSYGVKGLARFRVNVYKERGAYAACLRALSSKIPNFEKLGLPDIVREMTEKPRGLILVTGPTGSGKTTTLAAMIDLINRTRAEHILTVEDPVEFVYEPIKSLVHQRQLGEDTKSFANALKAALREDPDIILVGEMRDLETIALAISAAETGHLVFGTLHTSSAAQTVDRIIDVFPSEKQTQVRVQLSNSLVAVFSQTLVPKKNVKSGEYGRVMAQEIMIITPAISNLIREGKTAQIYSAIQTGGKLGMQTLEKVLADLYKAGTISFEAAISKTSKPDEVQRLIGATAPAGAKLR, via the coding sequence ATGGAAATGATGATTGAAGACTTGATGGAAGAACTGATTACTAGAGGTGGGTCAGACTTGCACCTATCCGCTGGATTGCCTCCCTATTTTCGGATTAGTGGACGTCTGACACCTATTGGTGAAAACATATTGACGGCTGATGAATGTCAAAGGCTAATTTTCAGTATGCTCAATAACACTCAGCGCAAAACTTTAGAGCAAACATGGGAATTAGATTGTTCTTACGGTGTCAAAGGATTAGCTAGGTTCCGGGTGAATGTCTATAAAGAACGTGGTGCTTATGCTGCTTGTTTACGAGCATTAAGTTCTAAAATTCCTAACTTTGAAAAATTAGGTTTGCCAGATATAGTCCGGGAAATGACGGAAAAACCTAGAGGACTAATTCTCGTCACAGGTCCAACTGGTTCTGGGAAGACTACTACCCTAGCGGCAATGATTGACTTAATTAACCGCACTAGGGCAGAACATATTTTAACAGTTGAAGACCCTGTGGAATTTGTTTATGAACCAATCAAAAGCCTAGTTCACCAACGCCAATTAGGAGAAGATACGAAGAGTTTTGCTAATGCTTTAAAAGCAGCTTTACGAGAAGATCCCGATATTATTCTGGTAGGAGAAATGCGGGACTTGGAAACCATTGCGTTGGCGATTTCCGCCGCAGAAACAGGTCACTTGGTATTTGGTACACTACATACAAGTTCTGCCGCACAAACCGTTGACCGGATTATTGACGTTTTTCCCTCAGAAAAACAAACTCAGGTGCGGGTGCAGTTGTCTAACTCCTTAGTCGCAGTTTTTAGTCAGACTTTAGTACCTAAGAAAAATGTCAAGTCAGGTGAATATGGGCGAGTAATGGCTCAAGAAATTATGATTATCACTCCCGCTATTTCTAACTTAATTCGGGAAGGAAAAACAGCACAAATTTACTCAGCTATTCAGACGGGTGGTAAATTGGGAATGCAAACTCTAGAAAAAGTTTTAGCTGATTTGTACAAAGCTGGAACTATTTCTTTTGAAGCAGCAATATCTAAAACTTCTAAACCAGATGAAGTCCAGCGTCTAATTGGTGCAACAGCCCCAGCAGGAGCTAAATTACGTTAA
- a CDS encoding GspE/PulE family protein — protein sequence MTYSSPQRRSTALTTRTEFSPFGNKLVTSGYVNNEQMKQAVIASRKSGKPLTEVLESITERKLSPELVTEYKKQHLFELKILYGVESLDPEIYEIDTTNVGNLIQTLIPVDICRRHHLIPLSRNDNQSPPYVLVAMVDPDNLDASDDLNQILRSQGLSFQRRVITQKDYQDIINKFLNEQAARRKILDRQKNYDVKGDLDNLGTLDIDESSDNDVDLDNAMKGADHAPIIKLVNRILLKALTEGVSDIHIEPQEEYLRIRFRKDGVLHEAFDNMPKKIIPAVTARFKIISNLDIAERRLPQDGRIRRIFAGRKVDFRVNTLPSRYGEKVVVRILDNSTTQLGLDKLITDPETLNIVKDMFSKPFGLILVTGPTGSGKTTSLYSALSEKNDPGINISTVEDPIEYSLPGITQVQVIREKGLDFSTVLRAFLRQDPDVLLVGETRDRETAKTAIEAALTGHLVLTTLHTNDAPGAIARLGEMGIEPFMISSSLIGVLAQRLVRRVCAECRIAYTPTIKELARYGLSVSQEAQVTFYKANTIPPEEIASHKNLCQKCGGVGYKGRCGVYEVMRITEELQTLINKEAPTERIKEVAVEEGMKTLLAYSLDLVRQGATTLEEVERVTLTDKGLEAELKAKRKSGLTCLTCSGELQPEWLDCPYCMTPCFTD from the coding sequence ATGACTTACTCATCACCACAACGGCGTAGCACTGCGCTGACTACAAGAACTGAGTTTTCGCCTTTCGGTAATAAATTAGTAACGTCTGGCTATGTCAATAATGAACAAATGAAGCAGGCTGTAATTGCCAGCCGCAAGTCCGGTAAACCACTGACAGAAGTATTAGAATCAATTACTGAGCGAAAATTATCACCTGAGTTGGTCACCGAATACAAAAAACAACATTTATTTGAACTCAAAATTTTATACGGCGTTGAGTCTCTTGATCCCGAAATCTACGAAATTGATACAACAAACGTGGGGAATTTAATTCAAACCCTCATTCCTGTTGATATCTGTCGTCGGCATCACTTAATCCCACTGTCAAGAAATGATAACCAAAGCCCACCTTATGTGTTGGTGGCTATGGTTGATCCAGATAATTTAGATGCTTCTGATGATCTTAATCAGATTTTGCGTTCCCAAGGCTTGTCTTTTCAACGCAGGGTAATTACCCAGAAAGATTATCAGGACATCATTAACAAATTTTTAAATGAACAAGCGGCACGCCGAAAGATATTAGACCGGCAAAAAAATTATGATGTCAAGGGTGATTTAGACAATCTAGGGACTCTGGACATAGATGAAAGTAGTGATAATGATGTTGATTTAGATAATGCTATGAAGGGTGCTGATCATGCACCAATCATTAAACTTGTGAATCGGATTTTGTTGAAGGCTTTAACTGAGGGTGTTTCGGATATTCACATTGAACCGCAGGAAGAATATTTACGGATTCGTTTCCGTAAGGATGGGGTATTACATGAGGCATTTGATAATATGCCGAAAAAAATTATCCCAGCGGTAACAGCCCGATTTAAAATTATTTCTAACCTGGACATTGCTGAAAGACGTTTACCTCAAGATGGCCGGATTCGCCGGATATTTGCCGGAAGAAAGGTAGATTTCCGGGTAAATACTCTACCTAGTCGCTATGGAGAAAAGGTTGTTGTACGGATTTTAGATAACTCTACAACTCAATTAGGTTTGGATAAGTTAATTACTGACCCAGAAACCTTAAATATTGTTAAGGATATGTTTAGTAAGCCATTCGGGTTGATTTTAGTGACGGGACCAACTGGTTCGGGTAAAACTACTTCGTTGTATTCGGCACTATCAGAAAAGAATGATCCGGGGATTAATATCAGTACAGTAGAAGATCCAATTGAGTATAGTTTACCGGGGATTACTCAAGTACAGGTAATTCGGGAAAAGGGGTTGGATTTCTCGACGGTCTTGCGGGCTTTCTTGCGTCAAGATCCAGATGTGTTGCTGGTGGGGGAAACACGGGATCGGGAAACTGCGAAAACGGCGATTGAGGCAGCATTAACCGGTCACTTGGTATTAACTACTTTACACACTAATGATGCACCAGGAGCGATCGCTCGCTTGGGAGAAATGGGTATTGAACCTTTCATGATTTCCAGTTCTTTAATTGGTGTTTTAGCACAACGTCTAGTTCGTCGTGTCTGTGCTGAATGTCGTATAGCATACACTCCGACCATTAAAGAACTAGCTCGCTATGGTCTATCCGTTTCCCAAGAAGCTCAGGTAACTTTCTACAAAGCCAATACTATTCCACCAGAAGAAATAGCCAGCCATAAAAATCTTTGTCAAAAATGTGGTGGTGTTGGCTACAAGGGGCGTTGTGGGGTTTATGAAGTAATGCGGATTACTGAAGAATTACAAACTCTGATCAACAAGGAAGCACCTACAGAAAGGATTAAAGAAGTAGCTGTTGAAGAGGGGATGAAAACCTTACTAGCTTACAGTTTGGACTTAGTTCGTCAAGGAGCAACTACCTTAGAAGAAGTAGAGCGAGTAACACTTACAGATAAAGGTTTAGAGGCTGAATTAAAAGCTAAACGCAAAAGTGGTCTGACTTGTCTGACTTGTAGTGGGGAATTACAACCAGAATGGTTAGATTGTCCTTACTGTATGACACCTTGCTTTACAGATTAG
- a CDS encoding IS1634 family transposase, translating into MEIQNIDHLGIVAGIIDSIGIVEIINELIGVEKDEKVNAGQVVKAMIINGLGFVSKPLYMFPKYFETIACEHLIGAGVKPEYLNDDKLGRVMDKLFIKGLDTIFFIIALKAAQKFGVSLSTSHLDSSSMHVHGQYNTSLPFVIFESQKVGNNQELEELAVKSPKEITITYGYSRDHRPDLKQFIIEMICSGDGDIPIFLKLASGNQADSSCFGKIAVEYQKQLEVNSLMVADAALYTESNLKMMSELRWLCRVPLSIKAAKSLISTLAESEFIDSTIPGYKLASKIQNYAGIEQRWLVVQSQERKESDLHKLTQKITKAESKAVQDLKKLSQERFACVADAIKALSKLSKQFKYHQIHESTVTQVKSNKKDTSGEISYQISATVSQDESKINTELLSAGRFIIATNVLDSKELSNDSMLREYKAQQSCERGFGFLKDPLFFADSIFLKSPERIESLGMIMGLCLLVYTLAQRHIRNALLESKSTIKNQLGKATNRPTLRWIFQCFQCIHLVTLSQEKHISNWNKDRDFILSLLPDDCLRYYQLVS; encoded by the coding sequence ATGGAAATTCAGAACATAGACCATCTAGGGATAGTAGCAGGAATCATAGATTCAATCGGAATAGTAGAAATAATAAATGAATTAATAGGAGTCGAAAAAGACGAAAAAGTAAATGCAGGTCAAGTGGTAAAAGCCATGATAATAAACGGGTTAGGATTTGTCTCCAAACCGTTATATATGTTTCCCAAATATTTTGAAACAATAGCCTGTGAGCATTTAATAGGAGCAGGAGTAAAACCAGAATATCTCAACGACGATAAATTGGGGAGAGTCATGGATAAACTGTTTATAAAAGGCTTAGATACAATCTTTTTTATCATAGCCTTAAAAGCTGCTCAAAAATTTGGAGTATCACTATCAACATCACATCTAGACTCATCATCAATGCACGTGCATGGGCAGTATAACACTAGCTTACCATTCGTAATATTTGAGAGTCAAAAAGTAGGAAATAACCAAGAATTAGAAGAATTAGCAGTAAAATCACCAAAAGAAATAACCATCACCTACGGTTATTCTCGTGACCATCGTCCAGACTTAAAACAGTTTATCATAGAAATGATATGTTCAGGAGATGGAGACATACCAATATTTTTAAAACTAGCATCGGGAAACCAAGCTGACTCATCATGTTTTGGTAAAATAGCAGTAGAATATCAAAAACAATTAGAAGTTAATAGTCTCATGGTTGCTGACGCTGCTTTATATACAGAATCAAACCTGAAAATGATGTCAGAATTACGTTGGTTATGTCGAGTACCATTAAGCATAAAAGCAGCAAAATCATTAATATCAACATTAGCAGAATCAGAATTTATTGATAGTACAATACCAGGATATAAATTAGCATCAAAAATCCAAAATTATGCAGGGATAGAACAAAGATGGTTAGTAGTGCAAAGTCAAGAAAGAAAAGAATCAGACCTGCATAAGCTCACACAAAAAATTACCAAAGCAGAATCAAAAGCTGTGCAAGATTTGAAAAAGTTATCACAAGAGAGATTTGCATGTGTTGCAGATGCTATCAAGGCATTATCAAAATTATCAAAACAATTCAAATATCATCAAATTCACGAAAGTACGGTGACTCAAGTAAAATCTAATAAAAAAGATACTTCAGGAGAAATATCCTATCAAATATCAGCTACAGTCTCCCAGGATGAAAGTAAAATTAATACAGAATTGCTGAGTGCGGGACGTTTTATTATTGCGACAAATGTTTTAGATTCAAAGGAACTAAGCAATGATTCTATGCTCAGGGAATATAAAGCTCAACAATCATGTGAAAGAGGGTTTGGTTTTCTCAAAGACCCATTATTTTTTGCCGACAGTATTTTCCTCAAAAGTCCTGAGAGAATAGAGTCTTTGGGAATGATTATGGGTTTATGTCTACTGGTTTATACTTTGGCTCAACGTCATATTAGAAATGCTCTTTTGGAGTCTAAATCAACAATTAAAAATCAATTAGGCAAAGCAACTAATCGTCCTACTTTACGCTGGATTTTTCAATGCTTTCAGTGTATTCATTTGGTTACACTCAGTCAGGAGAAACATATTTCTAATTGGAATAAGGACAGAGATTTTATCTTGAGTCTTTTACCAGATGATTGTTTACGTTACTATCAATTAGTCAGCTAA
- the grpE gene encoding nucleotide exchange factor GrpE: MKSDSPSEINSNEPGYEVNEQAANQINEQGDNILTEEHGDATANPIEVDIAVLAELNQQIETLKTQLEDRSTQYMRIAADFENYRKRTAKEKEEIDLQVKRNTITELLPVVDNFERARAHLKPQGDGEMTIHKSYQGVYKQLVDCLKRLGVAPMRPEGQEFDPNLHEAVMREPTDEHPEGTVLEELVRGYYFGERVLRHAMVKVAAPREDISLESEDLSSQDNG; encoded by the coding sequence ATGAAAAGTGACTCCCCGTCCGAAATTAACTCCAACGAACCTGGATACGAGGTTAATGAGCAAGCAGCAAACCAAATAAATGAACAGGGAGATAACATACTCACTGAAGAACATGGCGATGCTACAGCCAACCCTATTGAAGTAGATATCGCTGTTTTAGCAGAGTTAAATCAACAAATTGAAACGCTCAAAACCCAACTAGAAGACCGTAGCACTCAGTATATGCGAATTGCCGCAGATTTTGAGAATTATCGCAAGCGAACTGCCAAAGAAAAAGAAGAAATTGACTTACAGGTAAAGCGAAATACAATTACAGAATTGCTACCTGTTGTAGATAATTTTGAGCGAGCGCGAGCGCACCTCAAACCCCAAGGTGATGGCGAAATGACAATTCATAAGAGTTATCAAGGGGTTTACAAACAGTTGGTGGATTGTTTAAAACGTCTAGGTGTAGCACCCATGCGCCCTGAAGGTCAAGAATTTGACCCAAATTTGCATGAAGCCGTCATGCGAGAACCGACAGATGAACATCCAGAAGGAACAGTTTTAGAAGAGTTAGTTCGCGGCTACTATTTTGGTGAGCGTGTCCTCCGTCATGCCATGGTGAAAGTAGCTGCTCCCAGAGAAGATATATCTTTAGAATCAGAAGATTTGTCTAGCCAAGATAACGGTTAA
- the dnaK gene encoding molecular chaperone DnaK, with amino-acid sequence MGKVIGIDLGTTNSCVAVLESGQPKVIANSEGGRTTPSIVAFGKGKDRLIGQLAKRQIITNAENTVYSIKRFIGRRWEDTELERSRVPYNCIKGRDNTVDVQIRGQNYTPQEISAMVLKKLKQDAENFLGDEVTKAVITVPAYFTDAQRQATKDAATIAGLEVLRIINEPTAAALAFGLDKQDQEQLILVFDLGGGTFDVSILRLGDGVFEVKATCGNNHLGGDDFDNAIVCWMVERFLAEEKIDITQDKMALQRLREAAEKAKVELSSMVITSINLPFITADATGPKHLEMELSRSQFEELTGSLIEETIAPMMQVLKDAEVKPQNIDKIISVGGSTRIPAVQNALIKFFNGKIPDHSVNPDEAVALGAAIQAGVLGGELNTLLLLDVTPLSLGIETLGEVFTKIIDRNTTIPTSKAQIFSTAVDGQTSVEVHVLQGERSMAKDNKSLGQFLLSGIPPAPRGVPQIEVAFEIDVNGILKVAAQDKGTGREQSIRITSTGGLSNNEIEQMRQQAKLFSEEDQRRKELVKLKNQANNLLFTYASTLRDNANLVSEKLIALANQKVEQLQTAMNNPNMSPTQLKTLLEDFQQTIFAIGTNVYNQVDNKDLKSEAATQINLTEE; translated from the coding sequence ATGGGAAAAGTTATTGGGATTGACTTAGGGACTACGAATAGTTGTGTAGCTGTTTTGGAATCTGGGCAACCAAAAGTAATTGCCAACTCCGAAGGTGGACGCACTACCCCTAGTATTGTAGCCTTTGGTAAAGGGAAAGATCGCCTCATCGGACAATTAGCAAAGCGACAAATTATAACTAATGCCGAAAACACAGTCTACAGTATTAAAAGATTTATCGGTCGTCGCTGGGAAGATACAGAATTAGAGCGCAGTCGCGTCCCTTATAATTGCATCAAAGGAAGAGATAATACCGTTGATGTCCAAATTCGCGGACAAAATTACACACCCCAAGAAATATCCGCTATGGTCTTGAAAAAACTCAAGCAAGACGCGGAAAATTTCTTAGGTGACGAAGTGACAAAAGCCGTAATTACCGTACCAGCATATTTTACAGATGCCCAAAGACAAGCCACAAAAGATGCAGCTACTATTGCTGGACTAGAAGTATTAAGAATTATCAACGAACCTACCGCCGCCGCCCTAGCCTTCGGTCTAGACAAACAAGATCAAGAGCAATTAATTTTAGTATTTGACTTAGGAGGAGGGACATTTGACGTATCTATTCTCCGACTAGGAGATGGAGTTTTTGAAGTTAAAGCCACCTGTGGTAATAATCATCTCGGCGGAGACGACTTTGATAATGCTATTGTTTGCTGGATGGTAGAGCGATTTCTAGCAGAAGAGAAAATAGACATTACCCAAGACAAAATGGCACTCCAACGCCTGCGAGAAGCCGCGGAAAAAGCCAAAGTTGAACTATCTAGCATGGTTATTACCTCCATTAACCTGCCATTTATCACTGCTGATGCTACTGGACCAAAGCATCTGGAAATGGAACTCAGTCGTTCTCAATTTGAAGAACTAACAGGGAGTTTAATCGAGGAGACTATCGCCCCAATGATGCAAGTCCTCAAAGATGCGGAAGTCAAACCGCAGAATATAGATAAGATTATTTCAGTAGGAGGTTCTACCCGCATTCCTGCTGTTCAAAACGCCCTGATCAAATTTTTCAATGGCAAAATCCCAGATCATTCCGTCAACCCTGATGAAGCAGTAGCACTAGGTGCAGCTATCCAAGCCGGAGTTTTGGGAGGAGAATTAAATACCCTATTACTGTTAGATGTCACACCTCTATCTTTAGGGATTGAAACACTAGGAGAAGTATTCACCAAAATTATTGACCGGAATACCACTATTCCCACTAGCAAAGCTCAAATATTTTCTACAGCCGTTGATGGTCAAACCTCCGTAGAAGTCCATGTCCTCCAAGGAGAACGCTCCATGGCCAAGGATAACAAAAGTCTAGGGCAGTTTCTCCTCAGTGGGATTCCTCCTGCTCCTCGCGGCGTTCCCCAAATTGAAGTGGCTTTTGAAATTGATGTGAATGGCATTCTCAAAGTTGCGGCTCAAGATAAAGGTACAGGTAGAGAACAAAGTATTCGGATTACAAGTACAGGCGGTTTAAGTAACAACGAAATTGAGCAAATGCGGCAACAAGCTAAGTTATTTTCCGAAGAAGATCAAAGACGTAAAGAACTGGTGAAACTCAAAAACCAAGCGAATAATCTCTTGTTTACTTATGCTTCAACATTACGGGATAATGCCAATTTAGTCAGTGAGAAGTTGATAGCTTTGGCTAATCAGAAAGTTGAACAATTGCAAACGGCAATGAACAATCCGAATATGTCCCCCACACAGTTGAAGACCCTTTTAGAGGATTTCCAGCAAACTATCTTTGCTATTGGTACAAATGTTTATAACCAGGTTGATAATAAAGATTTAAAATCAGAAGCTGCCACGCAAATAAATCTTACCGAAGAATAG
- a CDS encoding type II secretion system F family protein, translating into MPTYVTRIRDSQGKSRTEKFTADSLTDARNNIINQGFIIQDLKESQSLASRFDIQKIKNSFVKVSVKDKAIFSRQFAALVNAGVAIVRGLTVLSEQCSNPKLKAALVEICGDVQTGINLSDSMRKHPECFDGLYVSMVQAGEVGGVLDEVLNRLAKLLEDMARLQNQIKSAMSYPVVVGFLATAIFVGMTVFLIPIFADIFVSIGAELPPLTLFLMTCSKVLRSYWSLLVIGILFVLSFLYKQYYKTPVGRLQIDSIALKLPLFGDLIQKSAIARFSRTFGSLTRSGVPILTCLEIVRDTSGNQVIANAIDAAREEVQQGGMISVALLTENVFPAMAIQMMSIGEETGQLDAMLMKVADFYEDEVEQAVKSLTSILEPVMIVVLGGMVGTILLAMYLPMFKVYEKLG; encoded by the coding sequence ATGCCTACCTACGTTACTCGTATTCGTGATTCTCAAGGAAAATCCAGAACCGAAAAATTTACCGCTGATTCCTTGACTGATGCTCGCAATAATATTATAAATCAAGGTTTTATTATTCAAGATTTAAAAGAATCTCAAAGCTTGGCTTCTCGGTTCGATATCCAAAAGATTAAGAATTCCTTTGTCAAGGTTTCTGTTAAGGATAAAGCAATTTTTTCCCGTCAATTTGCTGCTTTAGTAAATGCGGGTGTAGCCATAGTCAGAGGCTTGACTGTACTTTCTGAGCAATGTAGTAATCCTAAACTTAAAGCTGCTTTAGTAGAAATTTGTGGCGATGTTCAGACTGGAATTAACCTCTCAGATTCCATGCGTAAACATCCTGAGTGTTTTGATGGTTTGTATGTGAGTATGGTACAAGCTGGCGAAGTTGGGGGTGTGTTGGATGAAGTCTTAAATCGTCTAGCTAAATTATTAGAAGATATGGCACGATTACAGAATCAAATTAAATCAGCTATGTCTTATCCAGTGGTTGTGGGTTTTTTAGCAACTGCTATCTTTGTGGGCATGACAGTTTTTCTGATTCCAATTTTCGCAGATATTTTTGTATCCATAGGAGCAGAATTACCACCACTTACATTATTCTTAATGACCTGTAGTAAAGTCTTACGAAGCTATTGGTCTTTGTTGGTTATTGGGATTTTATTTGTATTATCGTTTCTTTATAAGCAGTATTACAAAACCCCTGTTGGTAGGTTACAGATTGATAGTATTGCCCTAAAGCTACCTTTATTTGGTGATTTGATTCAAAAATCTGCTATTGCCCGTTTTAGTCGGACTTTTGGTTCATTGACTCGCTCTGGAGTCCCGATTTTAACTTGTTTAGAAATTGTGCGAGATACATCAGGAAACCAGGTTATTGCTAATGCCATTGACGCTGCCCGTGAAGAGGTTCAACAAGGGGGGATGATTAGTGTTGCTTTGCTCACAGAAAACGTTTTTCCAGCTATGGCAATTCAGATGATGAGTATTGGTGAAGAAACGGGACAACTAGATGCAATGTTGATGAAAGTCGCCGATTTTTATGAAGATGAAGTAGAACAGGCAGTTAAATCACTCACCAGTATTTTAGAACCAGTAATGATTGTGGTACTGGGGGGAATGGTGGGGACAATTTTGCTGGCTATGTATTTGCCGATGTTCAAAGTATATGAAAAGCTCGGTTAA